CGATGCTGCAGGCCTGATCGCCGATCTCGACCACGTCTTGCAGCGAGCTGTTGAAGTAAATCTCGACAAAACTCATGTCTCCACCCCGGATTGATTGCGCAAACGCCACAAGTATTGGCCGGAGTCGGCAAAATGTCATGTTCTAATTTGCCGGGCGGCGGCCCAAGGCGGCTTCGAAAGTCGTGATTGCCCGCGATTTTTTTGGCCGAAATTTGAACGAGCGCACAAATATTTGGCTGCCTTTCGGCCGGTGCTAGGCCCGCGCCTTGCGCAATGCCGGGTTAAACCGTAATACTCGCGGCGGAATTGTGCGGCAAAATATCGGCGCGCTATTGAAAAACCGGTCTGACGCCTCCATGTCAGCGGGCCGGCCCCAGATCAAGCTGAGTAGCCTCGAAGATTTAGACTTAACGGAGAAAATATATGTTGAAGAAATGCCCTCATTGCAACCGCGTCAGCGACACCGACGATTTTTGCACCTTACACGGCAAGGCCCGCGTGACGATGAAACCGGTGATCGATTTCAAATCCACGGCCATTCAAGAGCCTAAAGTGCAAAAATCGGCTTCCGATCAAGAAGCGCTCTAATCCGGCCGCCTGCCGAGACTTAAATCCCGCCGGCCGGCCGGTTCGGCGGCGATTCACTCTGGAGCAGCCCGCGGTCGCGGGCCGGCCCAATCATAACCCCAGTTGCAAGCCAGCAGTTGCGAATCCCCGCCGGCAGTTTTCCTACTTTGCCTATTCGCCGCCGCTCCGGCCTGTGTCGGATAAACGCACGCAGAGCAACCCGTTCCGAGCCCTAAGCCTTAAACGCCGCGGCAGCCGCCTCGATTGTGGCCTGCAAATCCTCATCGCTATGGGCGGCGGAAACGAAGCCGGCTTCGAACGCCGACGGCGCCAGATACACGCCTTGATCCAGCATCGCATGAAAGAAGCGTTTGAAGCGTTCGACGTCGCAAGCCATCACTTGAGCGAAGCGGCTGATGGATTTTTCTTCGCTGAAAAACAGGCCGAACATGCCGCCGACCTGGTTGGTGGCGAACGGGATGCCGGCATGGTCGGCTGCGGCCTGCAGGCCTTGCAGCAGTATTGCGGTTTTGGCGGACAAATCGTCGTAAAAGCCGGGTGCCGCAATCAATTCCAGGGTTTTCAGGCCGGCCGCCATCGCCACCGGGCAGCCGGACAGGGTACCGGCCTGGTAAACCGGGCCGAGCGGGGCCAGATGTTCCATGATCCTGCGGCTGCCGCCGAAGGCACCCACCGGCAGGCCGCCGCCGATGATTTTGCCCAGCGTGGTCAGGTCCGGCTTGATGCCGTAGCGGCCTTGGGCGCCCTGCAAGCCGACGCGGAAGCCGGTCATCACTTCGTCGAAAATCAACACGCTGCCGTATTGGTCGCACACCGCGCGCAGCGCTTCTAAAAAGCCCGGCTCGGGCGGGACGCAGTTCATATTGCCGGCCACCGGTTCGACGATGATGCAGGCGATTTGTTCGCCGAGTTCGGCGAAGGTTTGTCTGACCGCGTCGTTGTCGTTATAGGCCAGCGTGATGGTGTCGGCGGCCAGCGCGGTGGGCACGCCCGGCGAACTGGGTACGCCCAGCGTCAGTGCGCCGGAACCGGCTTTGACCAGCAGCGAGTCGGAGTGGCCATGGTAGCAACCCTCGAATTTGACGATCTTGTCGCGGCCGGTGTAGCCGCGCGCCAGCCGCAGCGCGCTCATCGTGGCTTCGGTGCCGGAACTGACCATGCGCACCATATCGATCGACGGCAGCAGTTCGCAGACCTTTTGCGCCATGACGGTTTCGATTTCGGTCGGCGCGCCGAAGCTGAGGCCTTTTTCGGCGCTGTGCTTGACTGCGTCTATCACTGCCGGATGGGCGTGGCCCAAGATCATCGGCCCCCAGGAGCCGACGTAGTCGATGTAGCGCTTGCCTTCGCTGTCCCAGACGTAGGCGCCCTGGGCGCGGTCGAAATACACCGGCGTACCGCCGACGCCCTTGAAGGCACGTACCGGCGAATTGACGCCGCCGGGAATGACTTGTTGGGCTTGGGAAAAAAGTTCGCTGGATAGTGTCATGGTCTGTGCAATCCGGTTGGGGTTGATCGAGCCTAAAGCGCAAGGCTGGCGGGAATATTTTTGGGTCGGCGGAAGCTGAAATACCGCCGGGGTTCCGCGGTCGGCGACCGGCCATGGCCGCCAACGGCAGCAGGGTCGAATCGGGCCGCCGGCGCCGGCGGTGTTGCCGGACGCAGCCGCGGCCCGTTTGCCGTTAGTTGGCGGAATTATCCGACGGTTTGCCGAACAAATGCGGACCTTTCGGCTGCGGTTTGTTTTGCAAGCAGAAATACGCGGCGGCATCGAATTTGATGCCCAGGGTCTGGGTATCTTCGTGGTCTTCGATGTATTTTTCGGCATCGATTTCCGACAGGTCTTTTTTGATATGTTCGGCGATGCAGTCGCAAGTTTCTTTAAAGCGCGGTTCGTCGACGTCCTTGTTGGTCGAATTTTTCAATTCGCGCTCGACGCATTTGGCCGAGAACTCCTTTTCGAACAGGCGTTTTTCCGAACCGGAGGCTTCGCCGGTATCGTCGCGGTGCACGGATTTCTTCACGGCAGCGGACTTGGCGGTTTTCGGGGCTTCGGCACCGGATTTATCGTCCGAGCATGCCGACAACAGCAACAAAACAGGAAGCAGAGCGAGGGCAAAAGCCCGTTTCAACGAAATGTTTTTCATGGTGTGTGCTATGTAATAGGT
Above is a window of Methylomonas koyamae DNA encoding:
- the hemL gene encoding glutamate-1-semialdehyde 2,1-aminomutase, with the translated sequence MTLSSELFSQAQQVIPGGVNSPVRAFKGVGGTPVYFDRAQGAYVWDSEGKRYIDYVGSWGPMILGHAHPAVIDAVKHSAEKGLSFGAPTEIETVMAQKVCELLPSIDMVRMVSSGTEATMSALRLARGYTGRDKIVKFEGCYHGHSDSLLVKAGSGALTLGVPSSPGVPTALAADTITLAYNDNDAVRQTFAELGEQIACIIVEPVAGNMNCVPPEPGFLEALRAVCDQYGSVLIFDEVMTGFRVGLQGAQGRYGIKPDLTTLGKIIGGGLPVGAFGGSRRIMEHLAPLGPVYQAGTLSGCPVAMAAGLKTLELIAAPGFYDDLSAKTAILLQGLQAAADHAGIPFATNQVGGMFGLFFSEEKSISRFAQVMACDVERFKRFFHAMLDQGVYLAPSAFEAGFVSAAHSDEDLQATIEAAAAAFKA